Proteins from a genomic interval of Synechococcus sp. A15-28:
- a CDS encoding FAD-dependent oxidoreductase, translating into MTQSSSLPTQAAIVIVGGGMAGLSCAASLARRGINDVVLLEAKTLAHAKASSFGETRMFREMYSDPVLCRLAQEANRLWREEEAHAGEQLRETHGLLFYGESWDEETIEGSIPGARRVMDDQGIPYEALDADAIRSRFPLKPKSDFTGLFEPTAGAVRSDKVIAHWTRTARQAGHQLIEHCPVAGIDADGTGVTLENGHHIGAGQVVVASGIWSQLLLAPLGLAPKLEVWPMLWAHYTVDPALADRYPQWFCFQRERGDDGGLYYAFPVLSHTEDGRPRIKAGIDWAPQELRVAEPNAMATEAPPRLVELLDTFLFNNVEGVQERVETVMSPYSMASDVNFVLDRLSPSLSLFAGGSGQAFKFAPLIGDSLARLACGEQPAVDLSCWSHQRDAVRA; encoded by the coding sequence ATGACCCAATCCTCTTCCCTGCCGACCCAAGCGGCCATCGTCATCGTCGGTGGCGGCATGGCGGGCCTCAGCTGCGCCGCCTCCCTGGCGCGCCGCGGCATCAACGATGTGGTGCTCCTGGAAGCCAAGACCCTGGCCCATGCCAAAGCCAGCAGCTTCGGCGAAACCAGGATGTTCCGGGAGATGTACTCCGACCCGGTGCTCTGTCGCCTGGCCCAGGAGGCCAACCGCCTGTGGCGGGAGGAGGAAGCCCATGCCGGTGAGCAGCTCCGGGAAACCCACGGGCTGCTGTTTTACGGCGAAAGCTGGGACGAGGAGACCATTGAAGGCTCGATCCCCGGTGCCCGCCGGGTGATGGACGATCAGGGCATTCCCTATGAAGCCCTTGATGCCGATGCGATCAGATCACGGTTCCCACTGAAGCCCAAGTCGGATTTCACGGGGTTGTTTGAACCCACCGCCGGCGCGGTCCGCAGCGACAAGGTGATCGCCCACTGGACCCGCACGGCACGGCAGGCCGGTCACCAATTGATCGAGCATTGCCCCGTGGCAGGCATCGATGCCGACGGGACCGGTGTGACTCTGGAGAACGGCCATCACATCGGTGCTGGCCAGGTGGTGGTGGCCAGCGGCATCTGGAGTCAGCTGCTGCTGGCCCCCCTGGGTCTGGCACCGAAACTGGAGGTCTGGCCGATGCTCTGGGCCCACTACACCGTCGATCCGGCCTTGGCCGATCGTTATCCCCAGTGGTTCTGCTTCCAGCGCGAACGGGGCGATGATGGCGGTCTCTACTACGCATTCCCGGTGCTGAGCCACACCGAAGACGGCCGGCCCCGGATCAAAGCCGGGATCGACTGGGCGCCCCAGGAGCTCCGCGTGGCCGAGCCCAACGCCATGGCCACTGAGGCGCCGCCAAGGCTCGTGGAACTGCTCGACACCTTCCTGTTCAACAACGTGGAGGGCGTTCAAGAGCGCGTGGAAACGGTGATGAGCCCGTACTCCATGGCCAGCGATGTGAATTTTGTGCTGGATCGCCTCAGCCCCAGCCTCAGCCTGTTCGCCGGTGGCTCCGGTCAGGCCTTCAAGTTCGCACCGCTGATCGGAGATTCCCTGGCGCGGTTGGCCTGCGGTGAGCAGCCTGCCGTTGACCTTTCCTGCTGGAGCCACCAGCGCGATGCCGTCCGAGCCTGA
- a CDS encoding FAD-binding domain-containing protein, which yields MPSTPSAPHPGDLPRQFASRDSLEALLTQEFPSAEGPLSPIHGGRQAADAKLAKVQPSRYAKSRNHLKGAVTGLSPFIRHGVLTLAEVRDAVFQRIRKRDDGGKLINELGWRDFWQRMWLDLGDGIHNDQEAFKTGHDASSYARELPEDVRDGRTGLACMDGFRTELVTTGWLHNHARMWMAAWLVHWRRVHWKAGADWFLEHLLDGDPASNHLSWQWVASSFSHKPYFFNRGNLERYSDGRYCDGCPSASRCPFEGSYDQLESQLFAPMPAIRDSGNDRNRRDRRPNNRQQGKGGASAALARPKR from the coding sequence GTGCCCAGCACCCCGTCAGCCCCCCATCCCGGCGATCTGCCCCGTCAGTTCGCCTCAAGAGACTCCCTCGAGGCGCTGCTGACTCAGGAATTCCCCAGCGCGGAGGGTCCCCTCAGCCCGATCCACGGCGGCCGCCAGGCTGCCGACGCCAAACTGGCGAAGGTGCAGCCGTCCCGCTACGCCAAAAGCCGCAATCACCTGAAGGGTGCCGTCACCGGCCTTTCCCCCTTCATCCGCCACGGCGTGCTGACGCTGGCGGAGGTGCGTGATGCCGTGTTTCAACGCATCCGCAAACGGGACGACGGCGGCAAGCTGATCAACGAGCTGGGCTGGCGCGACTTCTGGCAGCGGATGTGGCTGGATCTGGGCGATGGCATCCACAACGACCAGGAGGCGTTCAAGACAGGCCACGACGCCAGCTCCTACGCCAGGGAGCTACCCGAAGACGTGCGCGACGGCCGCACCGGGCTGGCCTGCATGGATGGCTTCCGCACCGAGCTGGTGACGACGGGTTGGCTGCACAACCACGCCCGCATGTGGATGGCCGCCTGGCTGGTGCACTGGCGTCGGGTGCATTGGAAAGCCGGCGCCGACTGGTTCCTCGAACACTTGCTGGACGGCGATCCCGCCAGCAACCACCTCAGTTGGCAGTGGGTCGCCAGCAGCTTCAGCCACAAGCCTTACTTCTTCAATCGGGGCAACTTGGAGCGCTACAGCGATGGCCGCTATTGCGATGGCTGTCCCAGCGCCAGCCGTTGCCCCTTCGAGGGCAGTTACGACCAGTTGGAGAGTCAGCTGTTTGCCCCGATGCCGGCCATTCGGGACAGCGGCAACGACCGCAACCGTCGGGACCGACGGCCGAACAACCGCCAACAGGGGAAGGGGGGCGCCAGTGCTGCCCTGGCCCGCCCCAAGCGATAG
- a CDS encoding BCCT family transporter, translating to MTIHPTSDRSWWRQPPLWVGATPLLIFLVVSAIDLALAKQFTDNGKAVVSTALGGLWQWMVLLVFVIAMVVAISPVGNVRLGGAETKPSLKLFDWCAVLICTLLAGGGVFWSAAEPLYHFQTPSPVFAGVQGGTAEAVDPALAVSFLHWGFLAWALVATTTTITFSILERRGEPLRPRTLLVNIVPRGWVDGPIGHLADGLSVVAAIAGTVGPLGFLSLQLSNAAGQLPWLSDSAGLQSLVVVLLTAVFASSTVSGIQKGIKWLSELNVWLTLTMAAGLLLLGPGLWLIQHFFSGFLTYLIHLPRMALTPNLAPGNWINGWTVFYWGWFLGYAPLMGLFTAGVSRGRTIRELVLAVAILCPIVTNIWFTLLGGTGLQLELAGAGISEALAQNGAAAALLAILSQLPLAGLLIPIGLVLVVLFMCTSADSMSYAAAMVVSGRTEPPAPLRLFWALMIGSLTLVLLRIGSGLGDSTSIDALQAFIVITAVPVTPLVLATLWSAPRLAWKEAKREGLS from the coding sequence ATGACCATCCATCCCACGAGCGATCGGTCCTGGTGGCGGCAGCCGCCCCTCTGGGTCGGTGCCACGCCACTGCTGATCTTTCTGGTGGTGTCAGCCATTGACCTGGCCCTGGCAAAGCAATTCACCGACAACGGCAAGGCTGTGGTCAGCACGGCCCTGGGTGGGCTCTGGCAATGGATGGTGCTGTTGGTCTTTGTGATCGCTATGGTCGTTGCCATCAGCCCGGTCGGCAACGTTCGCCTTGGTGGCGCTGAGACCAAACCAAGTCTGAAACTGTTCGATTGGTGCGCGGTGCTGATCTGCACCCTGCTGGCCGGGGGTGGCGTTTTCTGGTCCGCTGCCGAACCGCTGTATCACTTCCAGACTCCATCACCCGTGTTTGCGGGCGTCCAAGGGGGGACCGCGGAAGCAGTGGATCCTGCCCTGGCGGTGAGCTTTCTGCACTGGGGCTTTCTTGCCTGGGCCCTGGTGGCCACCACCACCACGATCACCTTTTCAATCCTGGAACGTCGGGGCGAGCCACTGCGGCCACGCACGTTGCTGGTGAACATCGTGCCGCGGGGCTGGGTGGATGGGCCGATCGGTCACCTCGCGGATGGACTGTCCGTGGTCGCGGCGATTGCCGGCACCGTCGGCCCCCTTGGGTTTCTGTCCCTTCAACTCAGCAACGCCGCCGGCCAGCTGCCCTGGCTCAGCGACAGCGCCGGGCTGCAGTCGCTGGTGGTGGTGCTGCTCACCGCTGTCTTCGCCAGCTCCACCGTCAGCGGGATACAGAAGGGGATCAAGTGGCTGTCGGAACTCAATGTCTGGCTGACGCTCACCATGGCGGCCGGGCTGCTGCTGCTCGGGCCTGGCCTGTGGCTGATCCAGCACTTTTTCAGCGGCTTCCTGACGTATCTGATCCACCTGCCGCGGATGGCTCTGACGCCCAATCTGGCGCCGGGCAACTGGATCAACGGCTGGACCGTTTTCTACTGGGGCTGGTTCCTCGGCTATGCCCCACTGATGGGTCTGTTCACCGCTGGCGTCAGCCGTGGCCGAACCATCCGCGAGCTGGTGCTGGCCGTGGCGATTCTCTGCCCGATCGTGACCAACATCTGGTTCACGCTGCTGGGGGGCACCGGTCTGCAACTGGAACTGGCCGGTGCTGGCATCAGTGAGGCCCTGGCCCAGAACGGTGCCGCGGCGGCCTTGCTCGCGATCCTCAGCCAACTCCCCCTGGCAGGCCTTCTGATCCCGATCGGTCTGGTGCTGGTGGTGCTGTTCATGTGCACCAGTGCCGATTCCATGAGCTACGCCGCCGCCATGGTGGTGAGCGGCCGCACAGAACCACCGGCCCCCCTGCGACTGTTCTGGGCCTTGATGATCGGCAGCCTCACACTTGTGCTGCTGCGCATCGGCAGCGGCCTGGGGGACAGCACCTCCATCGATGCCCTGCAGGCCTTCATCGTGATCACCGCGGTGCCGGTCACACCGCTGGTGCTGGCCACCCTCTGGAGTGCTCCACGGTTGGCCTGGAAGGAAGCGAAACGGGAAGGACTCAGTTGA
- a CDS encoding Glu/Leu/Phe/Val dehydrogenase dimerization domain-containing protein produces MTTTTTRPTPTVSVLAEHVSEHLSVFVVAEDTDAKRPANGGLRLLNYPSDEACIADGERLAGLMTHKHDLYGTGFAGGKIVARAKEPAAVKDELINVTAELLQSLDGAMITGCDLNTSLEDMERLTELTPHVLAAVGSPVDASAATAHGTLGAVEAVLEAELKDAKPGQALVHGCGAVGGTVARTLVEHGWTVFTVDLSRERAGFPGATPLAQGCPWWELKLDLLLPCSISGLINAEMASALRVTSVVPAANAPFQSPHLADDLRRRGIRVLPDPLVNAGAVIADSIERFSPDAWKGAGATDVYAFVRQEVRRRANDFLNQRDQGLSVGAALDEVAATPSTDPIGLSFGDTP; encoded by the coding sequence ATGACGACCACCACAACCAGACCCACACCGACTGTTTCGGTGCTGGCGGAACACGTCTCCGAACATCTCTCGGTGTTCGTGGTGGCCGAGGACACCGATGCCAAGCGTCCTGCCAACGGTGGCCTGCGGCTGCTGAACTACCCCAGTGATGAAGCCTGCATCGCCGACGGCGAGCGGCTGGCCGGGCTGATGACCCACAAGCACGATCTCTACGGCACCGGTTTCGCCGGCGGCAAGATCGTGGCTCGGGCCAAGGAACCCGCCGCCGTAAAGGATGAGCTGATCAACGTGACCGCAGAACTGCTGCAGTCCCTGGACGGCGCGATGATCACCGGATGTGATCTCAACACCAGCCTCGAGGACATGGAGCGACTCACGGAGCTCACGCCCCATGTGCTGGCTGCCGTCGGCAGCCCGGTGGATGCCAGCGCCGCCACAGCCCACGGCACCCTGGGCGCCGTGGAAGCGGTGCTCGAAGCGGAACTCAAAGATGCGAAACCCGGCCAGGCCCTGGTGCACGGCTGCGGGGCGGTGGGCGGCACCGTGGCCCGCACGCTGGTTGAGCATGGCTGGACCGTGTTCACAGTGGATCTCAGCCGCGAACGCGCAGGGTTCCCCGGCGCCACACCCCTGGCCCAGGGCTGCCCCTGGTGGGAATTGAAACTCGACCTGCTGCTGCCCTGTTCCATTTCCGGCCTGATCAACGCGGAGATGGCCTCTGCCTTGCGGGTCACCTCCGTGGTGCCTGCGGCCAATGCCCCTTTCCAGAGTCCGCACCTGGCCGATGACCTGCGGCGCCGGGGAATCCGGGTGCTGCCCGACCCCCTGGTGAACGCCGGTGCGGTGATCGCCGACTCGATTGAGCGCTTCTCACCGGATGCCTGGAAGGGTGCTGGGGCCACGGACGTTTACGCCTTCGTCCGTCAGGAGGTCCGCAGACGAGCCAATGACTTCCTCAACCAGCGCGATCAGGGCCTGTCCGTTGGCGCCGCCCTGGACGAAGTGGCCGCCACACCATCCACCGATCCCATCGGCCTCAGCTTCGGGGACACCCCATGA
- the fabI gene encoding enoyl-ACP reductase FabI, translating to MLLDLTGKKILVTGIANNRSIAWGIAQQLKAAGAELGITYLPDEKGRFEAKVRELTAPLEPSLFLPLNVQDADQMAEVFAEIKEKWGVLDGLVHCLAFAGKEELIGDYSATTAEGFARSLDISAYSLAPLCAHAKPLFSEKAGVITLSYLGAERAIPNYNVMGVAKAALEASVRYLAAELGPEKQVRVNAISAGPIRTLASSAIGGILDMIHNVEEKAPLRRTVTQMEVGGTAAFLLSDLASGISGQTIYVDAGYCVTGM from the coding sequence ATGCTGCTTGATCTCACCGGCAAGAAGATCCTCGTCACCGGCATCGCCAACAACCGATCGATCGCCTGGGGCATCGCGCAGCAGTTGAAGGCGGCCGGCGCCGAACTCGGCATCACCTATCTGCCCGATGAAAAGGGCCGCTTCGAAGCCAAGGTGCGCGAACTCACCGCACCGCTGGAGCCCAGCCTGTTCCTGCCCCTGAATGTGCAGGACGCCGACCAGATGGCCGAGGTCTTCGCGGAGATCAAGGAGAAGTGGGGCGTTCTTGATGGCCTCGTGCACTGCCTGGCCTTCGCCGGCAAGGAGGAGCTGATCGGCGACTACAGCGCCACCACGGCGGAAGGCTTTGCCCGCTCCCTTGATATCAGCGCTTATTCCCTGGCCCCCCTCTGCGCCCATGCCAAGCCGCTGTTCAGCGAGAAGGCCGGCGTGATCACGCTCTCGTACCTCGGCGCAGAGCGGGCCATTCCCAATTACAACGTGATGGGCGTGGCCAAGGCGGCCCTGGAGGCCTCCGTCCGCTACCTGGCTGCTGAGCTGGGTCCGGAGAAGCAGGTGCGCGTCAACGCCATCAGTGCCGGCCCGATCCGCACCCTGGCCAGCTCCGCCATCGGCGGCATCCTCGACATGATCCACAACGTGGAGGAGAAAGCTCCCCTGCGCCGCACCGTGACCCAGATGGAGGTGGGCGGCACCGCAGCCTTCCTGCTCAGCGATCTGGCCAGCGGCATCTCCGGACAGACCATTTACGTGGATGCGGGCTACTGCGTCACCGGCATGTGA
- the hisB gene encoding imidazoleglycerol-phosphate dehydratase HisB: MARQGEIHRVTGETDVKVRLDLDGSGQCQASTGVPFLDHMLHQISSHGLIDLDVNAVGDTHIDDHHTNEDVGIAVGQALAQALGDRRGIHRFGHFVAPLDEALVQVALDCSGRPHLSYSLIISSQKIGTYDTELVKEFFVAVVNNSGLTLHIRQLDGANSHHIVEACFKAFSRALRMATEIDPRRAGAIPSSKGVLEQAGAN, encoded by the coding sequence ATGGCACGTCAGGGGGAGATCCATCGGGTCACCGGTGAAACCGATGTGAAGGTGCGGCTGGACCTGGACGGTTCCGGCCAGTGCCAGGCCAGCACCGGCGTGCCGTTCCTCGATCACATGCTTCATCAGATCAGCAGCCACGGCCTGATCGATCTGGACGTCAATGCGGTGGGCGATACCCACATCGATGATCACCACACCAATGAGGACGTGGGCATCGCCGTGGGCCAGGCCCTGGCTCAGGCCCTGGGGGACCGACGTGGCATCCATCGCTTCGGTCATTTCGTGGCGCCCCTGGATGAGGCCCTGGTGCAGGTGGCCCTGGATTGTTCCGGCCGTCCCCACCTCAGCTACAGCCTGATCATTTCCAGCCAGAAGATCGGTACCTACGACACTGAGCTCGTGAAGGAGTTCTTCGTGGCGGTGGTCAACAACAGCGGGCTGACCCTCCACATCCGCCAGCTGGACGGGGCCAACTCCCACCACATCGTGGAGGCCTGTTTCAAGGCGTTTTCGCGCGCCTTGCGCATGGCCACAGAAATCGATCCCCGCCGGGCTGGCGCGATCCCCAGCAGCAAAGGCGTCCTGGAGCAGGCCGGCGCCAACTGA
- a CDS encoding phosphoglucomutase/phosphomannomutase family protein, giving the protein MASSPLRLSPAPIKFGTDGWRGVLGVDITVERLLPVAAAAAQELTHRAPEGLRSRTVVIGFDRRFLAPELAEAIASAVRGCNLEPLLTSTPVPTPACSWAVVERKALGALVITASHNPPEWLGLKIKGPFGGSVEGDFTAAVERRLAAGGITAPIAATSHCFDGRGEHLEGLRRKLDLTALVTGLKAMNLRVIVDPMHGSAAGCVSDLLGPEASELVEEIRTNRDPLFGGHPPEPLAPYLSDLITAVQQSTAAGTPAVGLVFDGDGDRIAAVDENGRFCSTQLLMPLLIDHLARARQLPGTVVKTVSGSDLMRLVADAQGRDVLELAVGFKYIASEMLAGEVLIGGEESGGVGFGMHLPERDALFAAMLVLEALVEGGQPLGSRLDALQQHHGGASHYDRLDLRLQDMEARRRLETLLESSTPQEVAGAAVVEVNTTDGIKLRMGASHWLMLRFSGTEPLLRLYCEAPDADRVGAVLAWAKHYAEAA; this is encoded by the coding sequence ATGGCGTCATCACCACTCCGCCTCAGTCCTGCACCGATCAAATTCGGCACCGACGGCTGGCGCGGCGTGCTGGGCGTGGACATCACCGTGGAACGGCTGCTGCCGGTCGCAGCTGCCGCTGCACAGGAACTGACCCATCGCGCACCGGAGGGCCTGAGGAGCCGCACTGTGGTGATCGGCTTCGATCGCCGCTTCCTGGCGCCGGAACTGGCGGAAGCCATCGCCAGCGCCGTGCGTGGCTGCAACCTGGAGCCACTGCTCACCTCCACCCCCGTTCCCACGCCCGCCTGCAGCTGGGCTGTGGTGGAGCGGAAAGCCCTGGGAGCGTTGGTGATCACCGCCAGCCACAACCCCCCCGAATGGCTTGGCCTGAAGATCAAAGGGCCCTTTGGCGGATCGGTGGAAGGGGATTTCACCGCAGCGGTGGAGCGGCGACTGGCGGCTGGCGGCATCACCGCACCCATTGCAGCCACCAGCCACTGCTTTGACGGCCGGGGCGAGCATCTGGAGGGCTTGCGTCGTAAATTAGACCTCACCGCTTTGGTGACAGGTCTCAAAGCGATGAACCTGCGGGTGATCGTCGATCCGATGCATGGATCGGCAGCGGGCTGTGTCAGCGATCTGCTCGGCCCTGAAGCCTCAGAGCTGGTGGAAGAGATCCGCACCAATCGTGATCCCCTGTTCGGCGGCCATCCGCCGGAACCCCTGGCGCCTTATCTCAGCGACCTGATCACAGCGGTGCAGCAGTCCACGGCTGCCGGCACCCCTGCTGTGGGACTGGTGTTCGACGGTGATGGCGATCGCATCGCCGCGGTGGATGAAAACGGTCGATTCTGCAGCACCCAGCTGTTGATGCCCCTGCTGATCGACCATCTCGCCAGGGCCCGCCAGCTGCCTGGAACGGTGGTGAAAACGGTGAGCGGTTCCGATCTGATGCGCCTGGTGGCGGATGCCCAGGGCCGTGACGTCCTCGAGCTGGCAGTGGGCTTCAAGTACATCGCCAGCGAGATGTTGGCGGGTGAGGTGCTGATCGGCGGTGAAGAGTCCGGTGGGGTGGGCTTCGGCATGCACCTGCCGGAACGGGACGCCCTGTTCGCCGCGATGCTTGTCTTGGAAGCCCTGGTGGAAGGTGGCCAACCCCTTGGCAGCCGCCTCGACGCACTGCAGCAGCACCACGGTGGTGCCAGCCACTACGACCGGCTGGACCTGCGGCTTCAGGACATGGAGGCCCGGCGGCGCCTGGAGACCCTGCTGGAGAGCTCCACCCCCCAGGAGGTTGCCGGGGCTGCGGTGGTTGAGGTGAACACAACGGACGGCATCAAGCTGCGCATGGGCGCCAGCCATTGGCTGATGCTGCGCTTTTCGGGAACGGAGCCCCTTTTGCGCCTGTATTGCGAAGCCCCGGATGCCGATCGGGTCGGCGCTGTGCTGGCCTGGGCAAAGCATTACGCCGAGGCCGCATGA
- a CDS encoding carotenoid oxygenase family protein, with protein MTVAPARSYDRSDWASAFVNVEEELTDVALTPVRGAVPTELQGTLYRNGPGRLERDGHRVHHPFDGDGMIAAMRFENGSVSLSNRFVRTEGWLAEEKAGKVLYRGVFGSQKPGGRLANAFDLRLKNIANTNVVRLGDQLFALWEAAEPHALDPRSLETRGLSRLDGVLKKGEAFSAHPRFDPGHNGRPCMVTFGVKTGPRSTIRLMEFATDGPDAGALLHDRSDTFPGFAFLHDFAITPNWAVFLQNAIAFNPLPFVTGEKGAAQCLASQPGGKGRFWLIPRDSGRFAGQKPRILEAPDGFVFHHLNAFEDGDHVVVESIVYDDFPSIGPDDDFAQVDFDKVPEGILHRCRLDLSRESVQTERISERTCEFAMVNPERQGLRARFAWMAVAERETGNDPLQAIQKLDLASGATHTWSAAPRGFVSEPLMVRSPGSEAEDDGWVLDLVWNGARAASDLVILNARDLSEVAVLELPLAVPHGLHGSWAAES; from the coding sequence GTGACCGTCGCCCCCGCCCGCAGCTACGACCGCAGCGACTGGGCCAGCGCCTTTGTCAATGTGGAGGAGGAACTCACCGATGTGGCGCTGACGCCGGTGCGTGGCGCGGTGCCCACGGAGCTTCAGGGCACCCTGTATCGCAATGGACCCGGTCGTCTGGAGCGGGATGGCCATCGGGTGCATCACCCCTTCGATGGCGACGGCATGATCGCGGCGATGCGGTTTGAGAACGGCAGCGTTTCCCTCAGCAACCGCTTTGTGCGCACCGAGGGTTGGCTGGCGGAGGAAAAGGCCGGCAAGGTGCTCTACCGAGGCGTGTTCGGCAGCCAGAAACCCGGCGGGCGTCTGGCCAATGCCTTCGATCTGCGCCTGAAGAACATCGCCAACACCAACGTGGTGCGTCTGGGTGATCAGTTGTTCGCTCTTTGGGAAGCCGCCGAGCCCCATGCCCTCGATCCCCGCAGCCTGGAGACCCGCGGCCTCTCCCGGCTCGATGGTGTGCTGAAGAAGGGCGAGGCCTTCAGCGCTCACCCGCGCTTCGATCCCGGCCACAACGGCCGGCCCTGCATGGTCACCTTCGGTGTGAAGACCGGGCCCCGCAGCACCATTCGTCTGATGGAATTCGCCACCGATGGTCCTGATGCCGGTGCGCTGCTGCACGATCGTTCTGACACGTTCCCCGGTTTCGCTTTCCTCCACGATTTCGCCATCACCCCCAACTGGGCGGTGTTCCTGCAGAACGCCATCGCCTTCAATCCCTTGCCGTTTGTGACCGGCGAAAAAGGTGCTGCCCAGTGCCTGGCCTCACAGCCCGGCGGCAAAGGGCGTTTCTGGTTGATTCCGCGCGACTCCGGTCGTTTCGCCGGACAAAAACCCCGCATCCTCGAAGCCCCCGACGGCTTCGTCTTCCATCACCTCAACGCCTTTGAGGACGGAGATCATGTGGTGGTGGAAAGCATCGTCTACGACGATTTCCCGTCCATCGGTCCCGATGACGATTTCGCGCAGGTGGATTTCGACAAGGTCCCCGAGGGAATCCTGCACCGCTGCCGCCTTGATCTGAGCCGCGAATCGGTGCAGACCGAGCGGATCAGCGAGCGGACTTGCGAGTTCGCCATGGTGAATCCAGAGCGTCAGGGCCTCAGAGCCCGCTTCGCCTGGATGGCTGTTGCTGAGCGGGAGACAGGCAATGATCCGTTGCAGGCCATTCAGAAGCTTGATCTGGCTTCCGGCGCCACCCACACCTGGAGTGCTGCCCCCCGTGGTTTCGTGAGTGAGCCGTTGATGGTGCGTAGTCCAGGTTCGGAAGCTGAGGACGACGGTTGGGTGCTGGATCTGGTGTGGAACGGGGCCCGGGCTGCATCCGATCTGGTGATCCTTAATGCCCGTGATCTGTCGGAGGTGGCGGTGCTGGAGCTGCCGCTTGCGGTGCCCCATGGCTTGCACGGCAGCTGGGCCGCTGAGTCCTGA
- the rdgB gene encoding RdgB/HAM1 family non-canonical purine NTP pyrophosphatase — translation MRTLVIASGNAGKIREFQGLLQHLPLDVQPQPEGMDVEETGSTFAANARIKAKAVATTTGHWALADDSGLSVNALGGAPGVHSARYAPTDPERINKLLSALSKTSERDAQFCAALCVAAPDGSVLIEVEGRCDGRITTLPRGEGGFGYDPIFEVSGTDLTFAEMPLSDKKAHGHRGRAFALLEPRLRALLS, via the coding sequence ATGAGGACCCTGGTGATCGCCAGCGGAAACGCCGGCAAGATCCGTGAATTTCAGGGCTTGCTCCAACACCTTCCTCTCGACGTCCAGCCTCAGCCCGAGGGTATGGACGTCGAAGAGACCGGCAGCACCTTTGCAGCCAATGCCCGGATCAAGGCCAAGGCGGTGGCCACCACCACCGGCCACTGGGCTTTGGCCGATGATTCCGGACTCAGCGTGAACGCCCTCGGGGGAGCTCCGGGCGTGCACTCAGCCCGGTACGCCCCGACAGACCCGGAACGAATCAACAAACTTTTGAGCGCTCTGTCCAAGACCAGCGAGCGTGACGCGCAGTTCTGCGCAGCGCTGTGCGTTGCCGCTCCCGATGGCAGCGTGTTGATTGAGGTGGAGGGACGTTGTGATGGCCGCATCACCACCCTCCCCCGCGGCGAAGGAGGTTTTGGCTACGACCCGATCTTTGAAGTGAGCGGAACCGATCTCACCTTCGCTGAGATGCCACTGAGCGACAAGAAAGCCCATGGCCACCGCGGTAGGGCCTTTGCCCTGCTGGAACCTCGGTTACGAGCCCTGCTCTCCTAA
- a CDS encoding SAM-dependent methyltransferase, with protein sequence MAIAMTTGYSAQTEGALLCIEAASDWALTCVDQLTAQDSHVLIDYGAADGGTAVGLWHQVLDRLHANQPDAHLTLIGNDLPSNDNVALAENLALQIPRAPKPTVLVSARSFYEPSVAPNTVSFGFSATAMHWLSESPGPLDTHTHVLASGDGEALQRFTAQALKDWTYVLELRSKELKVGGRLLTVNLSRDGEGRYLGHNGGETRNVHDQLHQIWRGMADEGLISEEQYRKGTVLNFYKSPEEFMAPLKDTASAPYRNGLRLVDEHTVYVKCPYRRRWNEDGDTASFAAGLMATIRSWSRHSFASVAGDAVADQVYARLEQRIAEAPSEWSLDYVEHHQMMEKVA encoded by the coding sequence ATGGCCATCGCCATGACCACGGGTTACAGCGCGCAGACCGAAGGCGCTCTCCTCTGCATCGAAGCCGCCTCGGACTGGGCCTTGACTTGTGTTGACCAACTGACTGCCCAAGACAGTCATGTTCTGATCGATTACGGAGCTGCCGATGGCGGCACTGCCGTCGGTCTCTGGCATCAGGTGCTGGACCGCCTGCACGCCAACCAGCCCGATGCCCACTTGACGCTGATCGGCAATGACCTGCCGAGCAACGACAATGTGGCCCTGGCTGAGAACCTGGCTCTGCAGATCCCCAGGGCCCCCAAGCCGACCGTGCTCGTCAGTGCCCGCAGCTTCTACGAGCCATCGGTGGCACCGAACACCGTGAGTTTCGGCTTCTCCGCCACAGCCATGCACTGGCTGAGTGAGTCGCCCGGACCCTTGGACACCCACACTCACGTGCTCGCCTCCGGCGATGGAGAAGCCCTCCAGCGCTTCACGGCCCAAGCACTCAAGGACTGGACCTACGTTCTCGAGCTGCGCAGCAAGGAACTCAAAGTCGGTGGCCGCCTGCTGACGGTGAACCTGTCCCGGGATGGTGAAGGGCGCTATCTCGGCCACAACGGCGGTGAAACCCGCAACGTTCACGACCAGCTGCATCAGATCTGGCGCGGCATGGCCGATGAGGGCCTGATCAGCGAAGAGCAGTACCGCAAGGGCACGGTCCTGAACTTCTACAAGTCGCCTGAAGAATTCATGGCGCCGTTGAAGGACACCGCTTCGGCTCCTTACCGCAATGGTCTGCGACTCGTCGACGAGCACACGGTGTACGTGAAATGTCCGTACCGCCGCCGTTGGAATGAGGATGGTGACACCGCCAGCTTTGCCGCTGGACTGATGGCCACCATTCGCAGCTGGAGCCGTCACAGCTTTGCCAGCGTTGCTGGAGATGCCGTGGCCGATCAGGTCTATGCACGACTGGAGCAGCGCATCGCCGAAGCTCCGAGTGAATGGAGCCTGGACTACGTCGAGCACCATCAGATGATGGAGAAGGTCGCCTGA